One genomic window of Anaerofustis stercorihominis DSM 17244 includes the following:
- a CDS encoding DUF6434 domain-containing protein: MSERPDLNKNLDSKTFKSYYYLKEELVNFLRKEGLQTSGSKLELTDRISHYLDTGEKKESKTAIKKSHLNKKITLNSIIEENFVCSEHHRKFFKEQIGSSFSFNVLFQKWLKSNSGKTYHEAVEAYYKILEDKKKGKTKIDKQFEYNTYIRDFFNDNKGKTLEDAIKCWKYKKSLKGHNKYEESDLDILTKR, encoded by the coding sequence ATGAGCGAAAGACCGGATTTAAATAAAAACTTAGATAGTAAAACATTTAAAAGTTATTATTATTTGAAGGAAGAGTTAGTAAATTTTTTAAGAAAAGAAGGACTGCAAACTTCCGGGAGTAAACTTGAACTTACGGATAGGATAAGTCATTATTTGGATACGGGAGAGAAAAAAGAAAGTAAAACCGCAATAAAGAAAAGTCATTTAAACAAAAAAATAACTTTAAACAGTATCATTGAGGAAAACTTTGTTTGCTCCGAACATCATAGAAAATTCTTTAAAGAACAAATAGGAAGTTCCTTTTCTTTTAATGTTTTATTTCAGAAGTGGCTCAAATCCAACAGCGGGAAAACTTATCATGAAGCAGTTGAAGCTTATTATAAAATATTGGAAGATAAGAAAAAAGGAAAGACTAAGATAGATAAGCAGTTTGAATACAATACATATATTAGAGACTTTTTTAACGATAATAAAGGTAAAACACTTGAAGACGCAATAAAATGCTGGAAATATAAAAAGAGTTTAAAAGGTCATAATAAGTATGAAGAGAGTGATTTAGACATATTAACAAAGAGATAA